The proteins below are encoded in one region of Thermothelomyces thermophilus ATCC 42464 chromosome 1, complete sequence:
- a CDS encoding uncharacterized protein (Contains conserved domain Zn_clus[pfam00172], Fungal Zn(2)-Cys(6) binuclear cluster domain) has product MEALLGTGQSNPTCGSLADLQEQLRHLLQSRVTETRAEHISVAFEVRATAIFDIPVTGVENDLLGNPSNIDPSLGGSRSSAAAPAINGSAGQPTRRVSAIDALINQPVDDPVLQTAIARQIISSVGEADSSNWAVRQVSRAEQSWTFAYICKDSWEAWNRQASKTPAKTLIGEWSGEGGQDPVHMARPAFDCRGSVKIAFVKATKTINVKYEHTPMHKTVGQLMELLAPPPVAPIVKKTPVRKAKEAKTPKEARPPKEPKPKTPRSSKKRAEVNGVPGGEGSQSTKRRKRDPLGPAGMPVLPPEMPGALPQQQQQQQQQQQQQQQQQQHQQPGTGSSAYPDGLVNAADDAQAAAPADVEEHARSVLNLPPGEAARRRKVAIKLLNDNNIDPQSLTAEQFNIFANQSPELQQDSLAMLIKYGAERLRIVHPSSKDGSGPGQSTPSKPATPGQAENTPQAASSKQSLMNSNGGTVEVGETQSPGLTGAKPRRRICEGCRLRKYRGKCDKARPSCNMCLAEGVACTYAPTRPRKSKTAETDPEAPERAQQATPNGGQGGVSSLGLHTANPASQSPGVPFGHSVNEAAPGQEHYEERLQQTATMTVSGSTTHNQPETPSDVFHQAQDIYQHPSGLSFPQAHTTSTAETAQPSISSASVEPTSTDCMPTSVPEAPHAAFHGFAYPQPSANHESIAAYAEQVAPAAQQGRHGAGGSQPTARRSLPTEQVAHGSGTNVAAMDGSQNTWQSMSSTSSQASMPSPEQARSKKPAPVSQAYDDFRQQPASNWGNASQSIPAHPAGNPQAQTSTQPPRAKSRQNNRASAAATQQPASTQSHTYDNQYQRGGSQPEPSSDHIPYQPYPNPASNQPSSFSSSDNYNAQVSYGASSTYSATGSQNVASSYPSNPGATTSAAQWGTPTSTPQPRNTHGYEATQSSASSSAPYNGGASNPRTSLGLRGSSMRPQPTRAGGPSTAYSQQQRQQQQQQQRQQQQQQQQQQQQQQRQQHGQQYLPQSQPQQAYHGYMTHMSHHQQQASSGSYQNRGFGFGATAANSASSGYNNSAAGGGSGAAANAYSTAPGASGGHGHSSHAQQARHHNTSMNLTNHAYSSSIGGGDPALYELLRNNPAG; this is encoded by the exons ATGGAGGCTCTGCTGGGCACCGGCCAGTCGAACCCGACCTGCGGTTCGCTGGCCGACCTCCAGGAGCAACTCCGGCATCTTCTTCAGAGTCGCGTGACCGAAACTCGCGCCGAACATATTTCGGTGGCATTCGAAGTCCGAGCGACCGCGATTTTTGACATCCCTGTGACCGGCGTCGAAAATGACCTGCTCGGGAACCCCTCGAACATCGACCCGTCGCTGGGCGGGTCACGGTCGAGCGCTGCTGCGCCAGCCATCAACGGTAGTGCGGGACAGCCGACCCGACGAGTCAGCGCCATCGACGCCCTGATCAACCAGCCCGTGGACGACCCGGTGTTGCAGACTGCGATTGCCAGGCAGATCATATCGTCGGTGGGCGAGGCCGACTCGAGCAACTGGGCAGTGCGGCAGGTCTCGCGCGCTGAGCAGAGTTGGACGTTTGCCTACATCTGCAAGGATTCCTGGGAGGCCTGGAACCGTCAGGCGTCGAAGACACCCGCGAAGACGCTCATCGGGGAGTGGAGCGGGGAGGGTGGGCAAGATCCCGTTCATATGG CACGTCCGGCCTTTGACTGCCGCGGATCCGTCAAGATCGCCTTCGTCAAGGCGACGAAAACGATCAACGTCAAATACGAGCACACTCCCATGCACAAGACGGTGGGGCAGCTGATGGAACTCCTTGCGCCGCCACCTGTTGCACCAATCGTGAAGAAGACACCCGTCAGGAAGGCCAAGGAAGCAAAGACGCCAAAAGAAGCGAGACCACCGAAGGAACCGAAGCCCAAGACGCCAAGGTCCTCCAAGAAGCGGGCAGAGGTGAACGGCGTCCCGGGCGGAGAAGGTTCGCAATCAACGAAGAGGCGCAAGAGGGATCCCCTGGGCCCGGCCGGGATGCCCGTCCTACCTCCGGAAATGCCGGGTGCCCTGCCC caacaacaacaacagcagcagcagcagcagcagcaacaacaacaacaacaacagcaccaGCAACCCGGGA CTGGCTCGAGCGCGTACCCCGACGGTCTTGTCAACGCCGCGGACGATGCGCAGGCCGCAGCACCTGCTGACGTCGAGGAACATGCGCGCTCTGTCCTCAACTTACCTCCAGGGGAGGCGGCAAGGCGGCGAAAAGTCGCCATCAAGCTGCTCAATGACAACAACATTGACCCGCAGTCTCTCACCGCAGAGCAGTTCAATATCTTTGCCAACCAGTCCCCCGAGCTGCAACAAGACTCCCTGGCAATGTTGATCAAATACGGCGCCGAGAGACTGCGCATAGTTCATCCCAGTAGTAAGGATGGGTCGGGCCCTGGACAGTCGACTCCCAGCAAGCCGGCCACTCCTGGCCAGGCGGAGAATACGCCACAGGCGGCAAGTTCCAAACAATCGCTGATGAATTCTAATGGAGGAACTGTAGAAGTGGGCGAGACACAGAGTCCCGGGCTCACAGGAGCGAAGCCTAGGAGGCGCATCTGTGAAGGGTGCCGCCTTCGGAAGTATAGGGGCAAG TGCGACAAAGCGAGGCCGTCTTGCAACATGTGCCTCGCTGAGGGCGTCGCATGCACTTATGCTCCTACGAGGCCGAGGAAAAGCAAGACCGCCGAGACTGATCCGGAAGCCCCTGAGAGGGCTCAACAAGCAACGCCGAACGGAGGGCAAGGTGGCGTGAGTTCGTTGGGATTGCATACAGCAAATCCAGCTTCCCAGTCGCCCGGTGTGCCGTTTGGCCATTCGGTGAACGAAGCAGCTCCGGGCCAAGAACATTACGAAGAGCGTCTTCAGCAGACTGCAACCATGACCGTTTCGGGCTCGACCACCCATAATCAGCCCGAGACTCCCTCCGACGTATTCCATCAAGCCCAAGACATCTATCAACACCCGTCCGGCTTGAGCTTCCCTCAGGCCCACACCACTAGTACCGCGGAAACGGCCCAACCAAGCATTTCGTCCGCCTCCGTTGAGCCCACTTCTACGGACTGCATGCCgacctcggtaccagaggcTCCCCATGCCGCATTCCACGGCTTTGCCTACCCTCAGCCCTCTGCGAACCATGAAAGCATCGCAGCCTACGCAGAACAAGTGGCTCCAGCTGCTCAGCAGGGCCGTCATGGGGCCGGGGGATCTCAGCCTACGGCACGGCGCAGCCTCCCGACCGAGCAGGTTGCCCACGGGAGTGGGACGAATGTCGCCGCAATGGATGGCTCTCAGAACACTTGGCAGTCCATGTCTAGCACATCAAGCCAAGCAAGCATGCCCTCCCCCGAACAGGCTAGGTCTAAGAAGCCGGCGCCTGTCTCACAGGCGTACGATGACTTCCGACAGCAGCCGGCTTCGAACTGGGGAAACGCCAGCCAGTCCATACCAGCACACCCAGCCGGCAACCCCCAGGCCCAAACCAGCACTCAACCTCCACGCGCCAAGTCGAGGCAAAATAATCGGGCATCTGCTGCTGCCACTCAGCAACCCGCCTCGACCCAAAGCCATACCTACGACAACCAGTACCAGCGTGGTGGCTCCCAACCCGAGCCTTCAAGTGACCATATCCCATACCAGCCATATCCCAACCCAGCTTCCAATCAACCAAGTTCATTTTCATCATCTGACAATTACAATGCTCAAGTGTCATATGGCGCATCGTCCACGTACTCAGCGACGGGGTCCCAGAACGTGGCCTCTTCGTATCCATCCAATCCGGGTGCGACAACCAGCGCCGCGCAGTGGGGGACTCCGACGTCAACGCCTCAACCTAGAAACACGCATGGGTACGAGGCAACCCAATCCAGCGCCAGCAGCAGTGCACCGTACAATGGTGGTGCTTCGAATCCCAGGACATCGCTGGGTTTACGAGGCTCCAGCATGCGGCCACAGCCGACTCGAGCTGGAGGCCCGTCAACGGCCTACAGCCAACAGcaacggcagcagcagcagcaacaacaacggcagcaacaacagcaacagcaacagcaacagcaacagcaacaaagGCAGCAGCACGGACAACAATATCTCCCACAATCGCAACCGCAACAGGCCTATCATGGTTACATGACCCATATGAgccaccaccagcagcaggccAGCAGCGGCAGTTACCAGAACAGGGGGTTTGGCTTCGGGGCGACAGCAGCGAACAGCGCATCCTCCGGCTACAACAATTCGGCAgcaggcggcggcagcggcgccgccgccaatgCCTATTCTACCGCACCTGGCGCGTCGGGCGGGCACGGGCATAGCAGCCACGCACAGCAGGCGCGACATCACAACACTTCAATGAACCTGACGAACCACGCATACAGCAGCAgtatcggcggcggcgacccaGCGCTGTACGAGCTGCTCAGAAACAACCCGGCCGGATAG